In Glycine soja cultivar W05 chromosome 10, ASM419377v2, whole genome shotgun sequence, the genomic stretch AGATTTTACCTTATATTTATACTTCAACACTTCTTATACGAGTCATTAACCATACTTCAATTCACtcaatgattttgattttctttattgaGCTTTAAGCCATAGTTCTCCCACAAGTTTCCACCCTGATCAGCACCCATCAGGAAGGGAAAGCAACTATCAGAAGGAACAACATTTCCAACAATATTGGATTTTGAAGGTGAAGAAGAACCATTATTTGTTTGAAGCCTCTCAATCTCTTTCCCTTGCTCATTGACATCATCATCACAATAGGCACTTCCTTGATCGTATAGAGAAGATTGTTGTTGATCCTCATGATTGTTCTTGAAGTAAAAGCAGTTTCTAGATAAGTTTTCCTTGCGATTCTTGCTATTCTTCTCTTCCTTGTTGATACTTTCCCATTTCTCTTTGCACATCAAAGCACTCCTTTCGTAGCCAAAATCAGCCATCTTTGTTGCTACTACATCCCATGAAACCTCTTCTGAAATTTCACTATATGGAAACCTTGTCTCCATCTCAGCTCTCAGCTGTTCAAGTCTTGTGATCTCAGATTCTTGCCAGCTATCAGCACCTCTGATAACATTACTGCTGTTCAAAATTTCACTCTCATCTTCGTTATTCTGGTTTTGAACTTCAGCTGCAGTCATTACATTTATAGTACCCTCAGGATCAGTTTCAACCTTCATTATTTCTCTTCCAGTTAACTTATGCAAAGCCTCCATCAAAGCAGCATCTCTTGCTTCAATCCATGCTCTCTCTTTGGCCCAGAACTTTTGCTCCCTCTCTAACCTGTTTGCCTCTTGCTTCCTCCATTCTTCCTCTCTTAGCattctctccttctccttctcttcaAGTGTCTTCACAAGCTTATCCAACCACTCCTTTTGCTTCTCCACCAGCTTCCTCATTTGTGAGTCAATGAAGTCCTTTATCTTCACCTTCCAACTCCTCCCACTCTTCCTCTTTATCCTCTTCTCCATGGACTCATTCTCCATACTGTGATCATTGCCATCATGACCTTCAGATGTTGATGTGTCAAAATTAGTGGAGTTAGTGAGGCTGAGGCTATCACAATgcctgttgttgttgttgttgtgagaTTGAAACTTATTATTATCTTGATTTGTTTGAGAAGGGCCTTGAAAATGAATGCTGCCAACAACAACATTGGTTTCTGGGACTGAAACTGTGTTACTATTTTCTCCATATAAGGCTTCAAGTTGACGAAAGAATCTGTAATGCTTCCCATCATGCCTTCCTGCCTTACCTTCTTTTGTCTTCTTGTAATATTTGTACAAATTCTCAAACTTCTCTCTGCATTTTTTCCCACTCCTTTGATATCCATGTTCTTCACACATGATCCTATGATCACCACCAGCACAATCAAAAACTAAATGGGTATGgaagaaattaaacaacaaaagaCTATAACAATTGATAATCCATCATTGATATGAATAGAACCCTAGTTTTCAAATACCCACACCCCCCATGTGACGATCAGGGTTGTTCCTTCATACACTCTCACTATTGTTTCTTACACTTTCTATTGTATTATGAAAAATCTATTCTAAAATACAGATTACATTTTGCAAAggatttttcataataatataatGAGAAGTATATGGAACAATTAATAATGAGAGTGTAGAAAATTTTAACAGATGATGAGTTttaggaattaattaattaattaataattttttgcaaTGCCATGCAGTGATGTTTTTAGGTTGTTG encodes the following:
- the LOC114370457 gene encoding trihelix transcription factor PTL-like, yielding MEMEDHQHQHHHHHFGMNDLRQVVNNGPRPAHTTFPSMPPHPTEELFPGHHHRNLTPLPTHHPQQQQHFEVMMFGRDIMPPGLHDFASTPHDSAVATTTITLPTPPVTCGFDAAEGAGCIGGDPFTGRWPRQETLTLLEIRSRLDPKFKEANHKGPLWDEVSRIMCEEHGYQRSGKKCREKFENLYKYYKKTKEGKAGRHDGKHYRFFRQLEALYGENSNTVSVPETNVVVGSIHFQGPSQTNQDNNKFQSHNNNNNRHCDSLSLTNSTNFDTSTSEGHDGNDHSMENESMEKRIKRKSGRSWKVKIKDFIDSQMRKLVEKQKEWLDKLVKTLEEKEKERMLREEEWRKQEANRLEREQKFWAKERAWIEARDAALMEALHKLTGREIMKVETDPEGTINVMTAAEVQNQNNEDESEILNSSNVIRGADSWQESEITRLEQLRAEMETRFPYSEISEEVSWDVVATKMADFGYERSALMCKEKWESINKEEKNSKNRKENLSRNCFYFKNNHEDQQQSSLYDQGSAYCDDDVNEQGKEIERLQTNNGSSSPSKSNIVGNVVPSDSCFPFLMGADQGGNLWENYGLKLNKENQNH